In Malus sylvestris chromosome 15, drMalSylv7.2, whole genome shotgun sequence, a single genomic region encodes these proteins:
- the LOC126604145 gene encoding uncharacterized protein LOC126604145 isoform X1, giving the protein MLSKISVTQFKTSPAAPNPGFSWRGNRPVLGYCGRSSSERNKLRFKIVAQSPGDGWKINDVDANAVQEKLNSWLVKTQSFINEVASPLTRTGQTKKPVTRDALETQDMEDIFMAEQTINSRTPNGILSLAAVVSIEQFSRMNGLTGKKMQNIFKALVSESTYNDARNLVEYCCFRFLSRDNSDIHPSLKEPPFQRLIFITMLAWENPYRKDLANGSEKASFQRKLVREEAFVRMAPAISGVADRSTVHNLFKALAGDEQGISLSTWLTYVDELLKIHEGRKSYQTRPSSNLSEERILCIGTSRKRPVLKWENNMAWPGTVTLTDKAIYFEAVGLVGQKDSIRLDLTKQELQVKKAKVGPFGSVLFDSAVSVSYGPKSETWVLEFVDLGGEMRRDVWHAFISEINAVHKFIHNYGPEEDDEAKFHVYGAHKGKERAMTSAINSIARLQALQFMRKLLDDPTKLVQFTYLQYVPFGDVVSQTLAVNYWGGPLITKYLEADNPLAQGTSASNEMIESSSNHVFDIDGSVYLHKWKRSPCWASSSSVSFWKNTSTRLGLVLSKNLVVADVALVERATRTCKQKWQEAETTQATIDAATLKGIPSNIDLFKELLLPLAMTATNFEKLRRWEEPHLTISFLSLAYTVIFRNLLSYVFPTALIILATVMLTLKGLKEQGRLGRSFGKITIRDQPPSNTIEKIIAVKDAMHDVESYLQNLNVMLLKIHTIFLSGQPQITTEVALVLLSSATILLIFPLKFVLAFFIFDLFTRELEFRREMVKRFMKFLKERWDTVPAAPVVVLPFGSDESVPKPNGKESKDPDESERSLGSSSSV; this is encoded by the exons ATGCTGTCGAAAATCTCAGTTACCCAGTTCAAAACATCACCTGCTGCACCCAACCCTGGATTTTCATGGCGTGGGAATCGTCCTGTGCTTGGATATTGCGGCAGGAGTTCTTCAGAGCGTAACAAGTTGCGGTTCAAGATTGTGGCGCAGTCTCCGGGGGATGGGTGGAAGATCAACGACGTTGATGCAA ATGCAGTGCAAGAAAAGTTGAATTCATGGCTAGTAAAGACGCAAAGCTTTATAAATGAAGTGGCATCTCCATTGACAAGAACTGGCCAGACTAAAAAGCCTGTCACTAGAGATGCTTTAGAGACACAAGATATGGAGGACATATTTATGGCAGAACAGACTATTAATAGCAGAACACCAAATGGAATTCTCTCTTTAGCTGCTGTTGTATCTATAGAGCAATTTAGCAG GATGAATGGATTGACGGGGAAGAAAATGCAGAATATATTTAAAGCACTTGTCTCTGAGTCTACATATAATGATGCCCGCAATTTGGTGGAATACTGCTGCTTCAGGTTTCTGTCAAGGGATAATTCTGATATTCATCCTTCCCTCAAG GAACCTCCATTCCAAAGACTCATATTTATAACTATGCTTGCATGGGAGAACCCTTATCGGAAAGATCTTGCTAATGGTTCGGAGAAAGCTTCTTTTCAG AGAAAGCTTGTTAGAGAAGAGGCTTTTGTTCGTATGGCTCCTGCTATTTCTGGTGTGGCTGATAGGTCAACTGTGCATAATCTATTTAAGGCTCTTGCCGGTGATGAACAGGGCATCTCTCTGAGCACGTGGTTGACTTATGTTGATGAACTTCTCAA GATTCACGAAGGAAGAAAATCATACCAGACTCGACCAAGTTCCAACCTTTCTGAGGAGAGAATTTTATGCATTGGTACCAGCAGGAAGCGGCCTGTCCTAAAATGGGAGAATAATATGGCATGGCCAGGAACAGTTACGTTAACTGataaagcaatttattttgAG GCAGTTGGCCTTGTTGGGCAAAAGGATTCTATAAGATTGGATCTTACGAAACAAGAATTACAAGTTAAGAAAGCAAAAGTTGGACCTTTTGGTTCGGTTCTCTTCGACTCTGCAGTCTCTGTATCATATGGTCCCAA ATCAGAAACATGGGTGCTTGAATTTGTTGACTTAGGTGGAGAAATGAGGCGAGACGTGTGGCATGCGTTTATTAGTGAAATTAATGCTGTACACAAGTTTATCCATAATTATGGACCGGAGGAAGATGATGAAGCCAAGTTTCATGTTTATGGCGCTCACAAAGGGAAGGAAAGAGCTATGACCAGTGCCATTAATAGTATAGCTAGACTACAGGCTCTTCAATTTATGAGGAAGTTACTTGATGATCCCACCAAACTTGTTCAGTTTACATATTTACAATATGTACCCTTTGGTGATGTAGTTTCTCAGACTCTAGCAGTTAATTATTGGGGTGGACCACTGATAACAAAGTATTTAGAGGCAGACAACCCACTAGCTCAAGGAACGAGTGCTTCCAATGAAATGATTGAAAGCAGCAGCAATCATGTGTTTGACATAGATGGCAGTGTTTACTTGCACAAATGGAAGAGATCTCCATGTTGGGCTTCAAGTTCTTCAGTTAGCTTTTGGAAGAATACTTCAACAAGACTGGGGCTAGTATTGAGTAAGAATCTTGTCGTTGCGGATGTGGCTCTTGTTGAAAGGGCAACAAGAACTTGCAAACAAAAATGGCAGGAAGCTGAAACAACTCAAGCCACAATTGATGCTGCAACCCTTAAGGGAATACCCAGTAACATTGATCTATTTAAG GAACTTCTGCTTCCTCTGGCCATGACTGCAACAAACTTTGAAAAACTTAGGCGCTGGGAGGAGCCCCACTTgacaatttcttttctttcccttgCGTATACAGTCATTTTCAG GAATTTGCTGTCATATGTATTCCCAACAGCATTGATTATTTTGGCAACTGTCATGCTGACGTTGAAGGGGCTAAAGGAGCAAGGCCGCCTTGGACGATCATTTGGAAAAATTACTATCCGTGATCAGCCTCCTTCAAATACCATTGAAAAAATTATAGCTGTAAAAGACGCTATGCATGATGTGGAAAGTTATTTACAGAATCTGAACGTCATGCTTCTGAAAATACATACAATTTTCCTTTCGGGTCAGCCTCAG ATAACGACTGAGGTTGCTCTGGTGTTGTTATCTTCTGCAACCATTCTCCTCATTTTCCCCCTCAAATTTGTTCTTGCCTTTTTTATCTTCGATCTGTTCACACGAGAGCTTGAGTTCAGGAGGGAAATGGTTAAAAGGTTTATGAAATTCTTGAAGGAGCGTTGGGACACAGTGCCTGCAGCCCCTGTAGTTGTATTACCTTTTGGAAGTGATGAGTCCGTACCAAAACCTAATGGAAAGGAAAGCAAGGATCCAGACGAGTCAGAAAGAAGCCTTGGCAGCAGCAGTTCTGTATAG
- the LOC126604145 gene encoding uncharacterized protein LOC126604145 isoform X2 — MNGLTGKKMQNIFKALVSESTYNDARNLVEYCCFRFLSRDNSDIHPSLKEPPFQRLIFITMLAWENPYRKDLANGSEKASFQRKLVREEAFVRMAPAISGVADRSTVHNLFKALAGDEQGISLSTWLTYVDELLKIHEGRKSYQTRPSSNLSEERILCIGTSRKRPVLKWENNMAWPGTVTLTDKAIYFEAVGLVGQKDSIRLDLTKQELQVKKAKVGPFGSVLFDSAVSVSYGPKSETWVLEFVDLGGEMRRDVWHAFISEINAVHKFIHNYGPEEDDEAKFHVYGAHKGKERAMTSAINSIARLQALQFMRKLLDDPTKLVQFTYLQYVPFGDVVSQTLAVNYWGGPLITKYLEADNPLAQGTSASNEMIESSSNHVFDIDGSVYLHKWKRSPCWASSSSVSFWKNTSTRLGLVLSKNLVVADVALVERATRTCKQKWQEAETTQATIDAATLKGIPSNIDLFKELLLPLAMTATNFEKLRRWEEPHLTISFLSLAYTVIFRNLLSYVFPTALIILATVMLTLKGLKEQGRLGRSFGKITIRDQPPSNTIEKIIAVKDAMHDVESYLQNLNVMLLKIHTIFLSGQPQITTEVALVLLSSATILLIFPLKFVLAFFIFDLFTRELEFRREMVKRFMKFLKERWDTVPAAPVVVLPFGSDESVPKPNGKESKDPDESERSLGSSSSV; from the exons ATGAATGGATTGACGGGGAAGAAAATGCAGAATATATTTAAAGCACTTGTCTCTGAGTCTACATATAATGATGCCCGCAATTTGGTGGAATACTGCTGCTTCAGGTTTCTGTCAAGGGATAATTCTGATATTCATCCTTCCCTCAAG GAACCTCCATTCCAAAGACTCATATTTATAACTATGCTTGCATGGGAGAACCCTTATCGGAAAGATCTTGCTAATGGTTCGGAGAAAGCTTCTTTTCAG AGAAAGCTTGTTAGAGAAGAGGCTTTTGTTCGTATGGCTCCTGCTATTTCTGGTGTGGCTGATAGGTCAACTGTGCATAATCTATTTAAGGCTCTTGCCGGTGATGAACAGGGCATCTCTCTGAGCACGTGGTTGACTTATGTTGATGAACTTCTCAA GATTCACGAAGGAAGAAAATCATACCAGACTCGACCAAGTTCCAACCTTTCTGAGGAGAGAATTTTATGCATTGGTACCAGCAGGAAGCGGCCTGTCCTAAAATGGGAGAATAATATGGCATGGCCAGGAACAGTTACGTTAACTGataaagcaatttattttgAG GCAGTTGGCCTTGTTGGGCAAAAGGATTCTATAAGATTGGATCTTACGAAACAAGAATTACAAGTTAAGAAAGCAAAAGTTGGACCTTTTGGTTCGGTTCTCTTCGACTCTGCAGTCTCTGTATCATATGGTCCCAA ATCAGAAACATGGGTGCTTGAATTTGTTGACTTAGGTGGAGAAATGAGGCGAGACGTGTGGCATGCGTTTATTAGTGAAATTAATGCTGTACACAAGTTTATCCATAATTATGGACCGGAGGAAGATGATGAAGCCAAGTTTCATGTTTATGGCGCTCACAAAGGGAAGGAAAGAGCTATGACCAGTGCCATTAATAGTATAGCTAGACTACAGGCTCTTCAATTTATGAGGAAGTTACTTGATGATCCCACCAAACTTGTTCAGTTTACATATTTACAATATGTACCCTTTGGTGATGTAGTTTCTCAGACTCTAGCAGTTAATTATTGGGGTGGACCACTGATAACAAAGTATTTAGAGGCAGACAACCCACTAGCTCAAGGAACGAGTGCTTCCAATGAAATGATTGAAAGCAGCAGCAATCATGTGTTTGACATAGATGGCAGTGTTTACTTGCACAAATGGAAGAGATCTCCATGTTGGGCTTCAAGTTCTTCAGTTAGCTTTTGGAAGAATACTTCAACAAGACTGGGGCTAGTATTGAGTAAGAATCTTGTCGTTGCGGATGTGGCTCTTGTTGAAAGGGCAACAAGAACTTGCAAACAAAAATGGCAGGAAGCTGAAACAACTCAAGCCACAATTGATGCTGCAACCCTTAAGGGAATACCCAGTAACATTGATCTATTTAAG GAACTTCTGCTTCCTCTGGCCATGACTGCAACAAACTTTGAAAAACTTAGGCGCTGGGAGGAGCCCCACTTgacaatttcttttctttcccttgCGTATACAGTCATTTTCAG GAATTTGCTGTCATATGTATTCCCAACAGCATTGATTATTTTGGCAACTGTCATGCTGACGTTGAAGGGGCTAAAGGAGCAAGGCCGCCTTGGACGATCATTTGGAAAAATTACTATCCGTGATCAGCCTCCTTCAAATACCATTGAAAAAATTATAGCTGTAAAAGACGCTATGCATGATGTGGAAAGTTATTTACAGAATCTGAACGTCATGCTTCTGAAAATACATACAATTTTCCTTTCGGGTCAGCCTCAG ATAACGACTGAGGTTGCTCTGGTGTTGTTATCTTCTGCAACCATTCTCCTCATTTTCCCCCTCAAATTTGTTCTTGCCTTTTTTATCTTCGATCTGTTCACACGAGAGCTTGAGTTCAGGAGGGAAATGGTTAAAAGGTTTATGAAATTCTTGAAGGAGCGTTGGGACACAGTGCCTGCAGCCCCTGTAGTTGTATTACCTTTTGGAAGTGATGAGTCCGTACCAAAACCTAATGGAAAGGAAAGCAAGGATCCAGACGAGTCAGAAAGAAGCCTTGGCAGCAGCAGTTCTGTATAG
- the LOC126601672 gene encoding uncharacterized protein LOC126601672 codes for MDLNMNLNISSTFQYWLVKHPVILHFSWIPGETPASTPLFLTLTIISYLALTFLLSHLPLPLIKPRRLKPITAFHNLNLLLLSLVMAVGSLVSIFSYAPYPFWIICLPPKTPPTGPLFFWAYIFYLSKIYEFVDTFLIILSGSFQRLTFLHVYHHTMVLVMCYIWLHTSQSLFPAVIVANGTVHVVMYTYYLLAALGARPKWKRRVTEFQIFQFMSSFVGLVWMLIYHFNRSAGCSGIWGWCFNIFFYVSLLALFMDFHHKSYGSSKKDL; via the coding sequence ATGGACCTCAACATGAACCTCAACATCTCAAGTACCTTCCAGTATTGGCTGGTGAAGCACCCGGTCatcctccacttctcatggatCCCTGGAGAAACACCGGCCTCCACCCCGCTTTTCCTCACTCTCACCATCATTTCCTACCTTGCCCTCACTTTCCTCCTCTCCCACCTCCCTCTCCCGCTCATCAAACCCCGCCGCCTCAAACCCATCACCGCCTTCCACAACCtcaacctcctcctcctctccctCGTCATGGCCGTCGGTTCCTTAGTCTCCATCTTCTCCTACGCGCCCTACCCCTTCTGGATTATCTGTTTGCCGCCCAAAACCCCGCCAACTGGTCCCCTCTTCTTCTGGGCGTACATCTTCTACCTCTCAAAAATCTACGAGTTCGTGGATACGTTCCTGATCATCCTCAGCGGGAGTTTTCAGCGTCTGACATTCCTCCATGTCTACCACCACACGATGGTGCTGGTCATGTGCTACATTTGGCTCCACACGTCGCAGTCTCTGTTCCCGGCGGTGATAGTAGCAAATGGGACGGTTCACGTGGTTATGTATACCTACTACTTGTTGGCTGCGCTCGGGGCCAGGCCAAAGTGGAAGAGGAGGGTGACGGAGTTTCAAATATTTCAGTTCAtgtcaagctttgttgggttgGTTTGGATGCTCATCTACCATTTCAATCGCTCTGCTGGTTGCTCTGGGATATGGGGTTGGTGCTTTAACATTTTTTTCTATGTTTCCCTTTTGGCTTTGTTCATGGACTTCCATCACAAGAGTTATGGCAGCTCCAAGAAAGATTTGTGA